Proteins encoded together in one Lathyrus oleraceus cultivar Zhongwan6 chromosome 5, CAAS_Psat_ZW6_1.0, whole genome shotgun sequence window:
- the LOC127086746 gene encoding glutamate receptor 3.7: protein MKQFMVSRLVIWIQVILFFGFADSERPESVKIGAVFTFDSVIGRVAKAAMEMAVSDVNSDPTVLNGTKLNLIMKDGMCNPFLGSTGAFQVLEQGVIAIIGPQSSAMAHSISQIADAVHVPLISYAATDPTLSSLQFPLFFRTVQSDSEQMSAMADLIDFNGWKEVIVVYLDDDYGRNGISSLSDELENRRLKIAHKLALSIQFDLNEITKLLNQSKAFSPRVFVVHVNPDPRLRIFSIARKLQMMTSDYVWLVTDWLAATLHSFLPANQKALSIVEGVVGLRQHIPDSNKRRDYISRWKKMQKEGIANTSLNSYGFFAYDTIWTVAHSIDKFLKVYKNITFSLHDNNMVAHTEGIGIQLEKLKVFAAGSDFVDILLKSNFSGVSGQIRFSSDRNIISSGYDVININRMKINKVGYWSNHSGFSVVPPEILAKKEHRRVSVDQKLANITWPGGKTERPRGWVIADNAKPLRIGVPKRASFVEFVTELQDSHQIQGYCIDIFVKALEFIPYEIPFVFKPVGNGKSNPNYDGLVKKIDENVYDAVVGDIAIVTNRTKIVDFSQPFASSSLVVVAPINRSKSNAWVFLKPFSPDMWCIIIASFFMIGVVIWILEHRVNDEFRGPPKRQIVTMFMFSLSTLFKTNNNTVSSLSKMVLIVWLFLLMVITASYTASLTSILTVEQLSSPITGIDSLIASNWPIGYQVGSFAYSYLTDNLYVSSSRLVSLGSPEEYAVALRNGPSGGGVAAIVDELPYVELFLSKETDFGIIGQPFARSSWGFAFQRDSPLALDMSTAILKLAESGELQKIHEKWFCKMGCPGERKSDPKPDQLHLISFWGLYLSCSVISVIALVLFMLRMISQYVGFKQRQKDSAASSSEPSDSHCSRVVVNFFNFIDKKEDAIKKMFTQCDNNPHNPNSEL from the exons ATGAAGCAGTTTATGGTTTCGCGCCTTGTGATTTGGATTCAGGTAATCCTCTTTTTTGGTTTTGCTGATAGTGAAAGGCCTGAAAGTGTGAAAATTGGAGCAGTTTTCACCTTCGATTCTGTCATAGGTAGAGTTGCAAAGGCAGCTATGGAAATGGCTGTTTCTGATGTCAATTCTGACCCAACAGTTCTTAATGGTACGAAGCTTAACTTGATAATGAAGGATGGTATGTGTAATCCTTTTCTGGGATCAACTGGAG CTTTTCAGGTACTTGAGCAAGGGGTCATAGCCATAATTGGTCCACAATCATCCGCTATGGCTCATTCAATTTCTCAAATAGCGGATGCTGTCCATGTTCCCCTTATTTCGTATGCTGCAACTGATCCAACCCTATCATCCCTTCAGTTTCCTCTCTTTTTCCGTACCGTACAAAGTGACTCAGAACAAATGTCTGCAATGGCGGATCTGATCGACTTTAACGGATGGAAAGAGGTCATTGTTGTATACTTGGACGATGATTACGGAAGAAATGGAATATCTTCTTTGAGCGATGAACTTGAAAACAGGAGATTGAAAATAGCTCACAAACTAGCTTTGAGTATTCAGTTCGATCTGAACGAAATCACTAAATTGCTCAATCAATCCAAAGCATTTAGCCCTCGTGTTTTTGTTGTTCATGTCAACCCTGATCCGAGATTGAGAATCTTTTCCATCGCTCGCAAACTTCAAATGATGACTAGTGACTATGTATGGCTTGTCACAGATTGGCTCGCTGCTACCCTACATTCGTTTCTGCCAGCGAATCAGAAAGCTCTTAGCATCGTCGAAGGAGTTGTCGGTCTTCGTCAACATATTCCAGATTCTAATAAAAGAAGAGATTATATTTCTCGATGGAAAAAGATGCAAAAGGAAGGTATAGCAAATACTAGCTTGAACTCTTACGGATTCTTCGCTTACGATACAATTTGGACAGTTGCACATTCGATTGATAAATTTTTGAAAGTATATAAAAATATTACATTCTCGCTTCATGACAACAATATGGTAGCTCATACAGAAGGAATCGGTATTCAGCTTGAGAAGCTCAAAGTTTTTGCTGCCGGATCTGATTTTGTTGACATATTATTAAAGTCAAATTTTAGCGGCGTGAGTGGTCAAATTCGTTTTAGTTCAGACAGAAATATCATAAGTAGTGGTTATGATGTTATCAATATCAATCGGATGAAAATTAATAAGGTTGGTTATTGGTCCAATCATTCAGGATTTTCAGTTGTTCCTCCCGAAATTCTTGCGAAAAAGGAACATCGCCGGGTTTCTGTAGATCAGAAGCTTGCCAATATAACTTGGCCAGGTGGGAAAACAGAACGACCGCGCGGCTGGGTGATTGCTGATAATGCTAAGCCATTGAGAATTGGAGTGCCAAAGAGAGCGAGTTTTGTTGAATTTGTAACTGAACTGCAAGATAGTCATCAGATTCAAGGGTATTGTATCGATATCTTCGTGAAGGCCTTGGAGTTTATTCCTTATGAAATTCCTTTTGTTTTCAAGCCGGTTGGGAATGGtaaatcaaatccaaattacGACGGACTTGTGAAAAAGATTGATGAAAAT GTATATGATGCAGTTGTTGGAGACATCGCGATTGTGACGAACCGAACGAAGATTGTGGACTTTTCTCAGCCTTTTGCATCATCTAGTCTTGTTGTAGTGGCTCCTATCAACCGTTCAAAATCAAATGCTTGGGTATTCCTCAAACCATTCTCACCAGATATGTGGTGTATCATTATTGCATCATTTTTCATGATTGGAGTGGTTATATGGATTCTTGAACACCGAGTCAACGACGAGTTCCGTGGTCCTCCTAAGAGACAAATTGTAACAATGTTTAT GTTCAGCCTCTCAACATTGTTTAAGACAAATA ATAATACCGTAAGCTCGCTTTCGAAAATGGTGTTGATAGTCTGGCTTTTCCTACTAATGGTGATCACAGCAAGCTATACAGCAAGTTTGACTTCAATTCTCACAGTGGAACAGCTTTCGTCACCGATCACAGGAATCGATAGTTTGATTGCAAGTAACTGGCCTATTGGATACCAAGTAGGGTCATTTGCTTATAGCTATCTGACAGATAATCTTTATGTATCAAGTTCAAGACTTGTTTCCTTAGGCTCCCCTGAGGAATACGCCGTAGCACTTCGGAACGGACCGTCCGGTGGTGGCGTAGCAGCTATCGTCGACGAGCTTCCGTATGTTGAGTTATTTCTGTCAAAAGAAACAGATTTCGGTATCATCGGTCAGCCATTTGCCAGAAGCAGTTGGGGATTT GCTTTTCAAAGAGACTCTCCTCTTGCACTTGACATGTCAACCGCAATTCTAAAACTCGCCGAAAGTGGAGAGCTTCAAAAGATACATGAGAAATGGTTTTGCAAAATGGGCTGTCCCGGTGAACGGAAAAGCGACCCTAAACCCGACCAACTTCACTTGATCAGCTTCTGGGGTCTATATCTCTCATGCAGTGTCATCTCTGTCATCGCGCTTGTTCTGTTTATGCTGCGAATGATCAGCCAATATGTTGGATTCAAACAAAGACAGAAGGACAGCGCTGCCTCGTCGTCGGAACCGTCGGACAGTCATTGTTCCCGGGTCGTAGTGAACTTCTTTAACTTCATTGATAAAAAAGAAGATGCAATCAAGAAAATGTTCACTCAATGTGACAATAATCCTCATAACCCCAACTCAGAATTATGA